One segment of Comamonas thiooxydans DNA contains the following:
- a CDS encoding efflux RND transporter permease subunit, giving the protein MNLSRFFIDRPIFAGVLSVLIFLAGLIAMRTLPISEYPEVAPPSVVVRAQYPGANPKVIAETVATPLEESINGVEGMLYMGSQATTDGVMTLTVTFALGTDPDKAQQLVQNRVSQAEPRLPEEVRRLGITTVKSAPDLTMVVHMVSPNGRYDIDYLRNYAVLNVKDRLARIKGVGQVQIFGGGDYSMRAWLDPQKVAQRGLSAADVVAAIRGQNVQAAAGVVGASPGLPGVDMQLSINAQGRLQTEEEFGDIIVKTGSDGAVTRLRDVARLELGAADYSLRSLLNNDPAVGMGVFQAPGSNALEISANVRSTMAELQKHMPEGVEFRIAYDPTQFVRASIKSVIQTLLEAVALVVVVVILFLQTWRASIIPLLAVPVSVVGTFAVLHLLGFSINALSLFGLVLAIGIVVDDAIVVVENVERNIEAGLSPRQATYRAMQEVSGPIIAIALVLVAVFVPLAFISGLTGQFYRQFAVTIAISTVISAINSLTLSPALSALLLRGHDAPKDALTRGMERVLGGFFRRFNALFRRGSDAYSGGVQRVIGRKALMLVIYAVLVGATCGLFKLVPGGFVPAQDKQYLVGFAQLPDGATLDRTEDVIRRMGEIVKNNPNVEDAIAFPGLSINGFTNSSNSGIVFVTLKPFAERTHADQSGGAVAGQLNQAFGSIQEAFIAMFPPPPVAGLGTTGGFKLQIEDRASLGYDAMDAAVKAFMAKAYQTPELAGLFTSWQVNVPQLYAAIDRTKARQLGVPVTDIFETLQIYLGSLYANDFNQFGRTYSVRVQADAAYRARAEDVGLLKVRSTTGEMVPLSALMKLEPSFGPERAMRYNGFLAADVNGGPAPGFSSGQAQAAVERIAAETLPPGIGFEWTELTYQEILAGNSAVLVFPIAILLVFLVLAAQYESLTLPIAIILIVPMGLLAAMTGVWLSGGDNNVFTQIGLIVLVGLSAKNAILIVEFARELEFAGRTPVQAAIEASRLRLRPILMTSLAFVMGVLPLVLSTGAGAEMRSAMGVAVFAGMIGVTAFGLFLTPVFYVVLRRLAGNRPLQQHGSHVAPISEQGHGASALPMPAAPRGHDE; this is encoded by the coding sequence ATGAACCTTTCCCGATTTTTCATCGACCGCCCGATCTTTGCGGGTGTGCTGTCGGTGCTCATCTTTCTCGCTGGCCTGATCGCCATGCGGACGCTGCCGATCTCGGAATACCCCGAGGTCGCCCCCCCCTCGGTCGTGGTGCGCGCCCAGTACCCCGGCGCCAACCCCAAGGTGATTGCCGAAACCGTGGCCACGCCGCTGGAGGAATCCATCAACGGCGTGGAAGGCATGCTTTACATGGGCAGCCAGGCCACGACCGACGGCGTGATGACGCTGACCGTGACCTTTGCACTGGGCACCGATCCCGACAAGGCCCAGCAACTGGTGCAGAACCGCGTCTCCCAGGCCGAGCCACGCCTGCCCGAGGAAGTGCGCCGCCTGGGCATCACCACGGTCAAGAGCGCGCCCGACCTGACCATGGTCGTGCACATGGTCTCGCCCAACGGCCGCTATGACATCGACTATCTGCGCAACTATGCCGTGCTCAATGTGAAGGACCGCTTGGCGCGCATCAAGGGCGTGGGTCAGGTGCAGATCTTCGGCGGCGGCGACTATTCCATGCGTGCCTGGCTGGACCCGCAGAAGGTGGCGCAGCGCGGTCTCTCGGCCGCCGATGTGGTGGCTGCCATCCGCGGCCAGAACGTGCAGGCTGCGGCCGGCGTGGTCGGCGCCTCGCCCGGTCTGCCCGGTGTGGACATGCAGCTGTCCATCAATGCGCAAGGCCGCTTGCAGACCGAGGAAGAGTTCGGCGACATCATCGTCAAGACCGGCTCCGACGGTGCCGTGACGCGCTTGCGTGACGTGGCCAGGCTGGAGCTGGGCGCAGCCGACTATTCGCTGCGCTCCCTGCTCAACAACGACCCCGCCGTCGGCATGGGCGTGTTCCAGGCTCCGGGCTCGAATGCCCTGGAGATCTCGGCCAATGTGCGCTCCACCATGGCCGAGCTGCAAAAGCACATGCCTGAAGGCGTGGAGTTCCGCATCGCCTACGACCCCACGCAATTCGTGCGTGCCTCGATCAAGTCCGTGATCCAGACCCTGCTGGAAGCCGTGGCCCTGGTCGTGGTGGTGGTGATCCTGTTCCTGCAGACCTGGCGTGCCTCCATCATTCCGCTGCTGGCCGTGCCGGTGTCGGTGGTGGGGACGTTTGCCGTGCTGCACCTGCTGGGCTTTTCCATCAATGCGCTGAGCCTGTTCGGCCTGGTGCTGGCCATCGGCATCGTGGTGGATGACGCCATCGTGGTGGTGGAGAACGTGGAGCGCAACATCGAGGCCGGTCTGTCGCCGCGCCAGGCCACCTACCGCGCCATGCAGGAGGTGAGCGGGCCCATCATCGCCATCGCCCTGGTGCTGGTGGCCGTGTTCGTGCCGCTGGCCTTCATCAGCGGCCTGACGGGCCAGTTCTATCGCCAGTTCGCGGTGACCATCGCCATCTCGACGGTGATCTCGGCCATCAACTCGCTGACCCTGTCGCCTGCGCTTTCCGCGCTGCTGCTGCGCGGCCACGATGCGCCCAAGGACGCTCTGACACGCGGCATGGAGCGCGTGCTGGGCGGGTTCTTTCGCCGCTTCAATGCCTTGTTCCGCCGCGGCTCCGATGCCTACAGCGGCGGCGTGCAGCGCGTCATCGGCCGCAAGGCGCTGATGCTGGTGATCTACGCCGTGCTGGTGGGCGCGACCTGTGGTCTGTTCAAGCTGGTGCCTGGCGGCTTTGTGCCGGCCCAGGACAAGCAGTACCTGGTCGGCTTTGCCCAGCTGCCCGATGGTGCCACGCTGGACCGTACCGAAGACGTGATCCGCCGCATGGGCGAGATCGTCAAGAACAATCCCAATGTGGAAGACGCCATCGCCTTCCCCGGCCTGTCCATCAACGGCTTCACCAACAGCTCCAACTCGGGCATTGTCTTTGTCACGCTCAAGCCCTTTGCCGAGCGCACGCATGCAGACCAGAGCGGCGGTGCCGTGGCGGGCCAGCTCAACCAGGCTTTTGGCAGCATTCAGGAAGCCTTCATCGCCATGTTCCCGCCGCCGCCCGTGGCGGGCCTGGGCACGACCGGCGGCTTCAAGCTGCAGATCGAGGACCGTGCCTCGCTGGGCTATGACGCCATGGACGCGGCCGTGAAGGCCTTCATGGCCAAGGCCTACCAGACGCCGGAGCTGGCCGGCCTGTTCACCAGCTGGCAGGTCAACGTACCCCAGCTCTATGCCGCCATCGACCGAACCAAGGCGCGTCAGCTCGGCGTGCCCGTGACGGATATCTTCGAGACGCTGCAGATCTACCTGGGCAGCCTGTACGCGAACGACTTCAACCAGTTCGGTCGCACCTACAGCGTGCGAGTGCAGGCCGATGCCGCCTACCGGGCGCGTGCCGAGGATGTGGGACTGCTCAAGGTGCGTTCCACCACGGGCGAGATGGTGCCGCTGTCGGCGCTGATGAAGCTCGAGCCCAGCTTCGGGCCAGAACGCGCCATGCGCTACAACGGCTTTCTGGCCGCTGACGTGAATGGCGGTCCCGCACCCGGCTTCTCGTCGGGCCAGGCCCAGGCAGCCGTCGAGCGCATTGCCGCCGAAACCCTGCCGCCCGGCATAGGCTTCGAGTGGACCGAGCTGACCTACCAGGAAATCCTGGCCGGCAATTCCGCCGTGCTGGTGTTCCCCATCGCCATCCTGCTGGTCTTCCTGGTGCTGGCAGCGCAGTATGAAAGCCTGACCCTGCCCATCGCCATCATCCTCATCGTGCCCATGGGCCTGCTGGCCGCCATGACGGGAGTGTGGCTGAGCGGCGGCGACAACAATGTGTTCACGCAGATCGGGCTCATCGTGCTGGTGGGGCTGTCGGCCAAGAACGCCATCCTGATCGTGGAGTTCGCCCGCGAGCTGGAGTTTGCCGGCCGCACGCCCGTGCAGGCCGCCATCGAAGCCAGCCGCCTGCGCTTGCGCCCCATCCTCATGACCTCGCTGGCCTTTGTCATGGGCGTGCTGCCCCTGGTGCTGTCCACGGGCGCGGGAGCCGAGATGCGCAGTGCCATGGGTGTGGCGGTGTTCGCCGGCATGATCGGTGTGACGGCCTTTGGCCTGTTCCTCACGCCGGTGTTCTATGTGGTGCTGCGTCGTCTGGCCGGCAACCGCCCGTTGCAGCAGCATGGCAGTCATGTGGCGCCGATCAGCGAGCAGGGTCACGGCGCCTCGGCCCTGCCCATGCCTGCTGCGCCGCGCGGCCATGACGAATAA
- a CDS encoding efflux transporter outer membrane subunit encodes MDSDMKTMQGIRSLMPSLSALMAALVLAGCASAPPTVAEHAGVAVPASFSTGKDAAPGWTTAAPAEAQPRGAWWRVFADTELSALVERAGEANTDVQTAAARLAEARALLRSADAQRQPQIGAAGGAARQAGVNTANGMQPATLVTAGLNFSYEADLFGRLSRASEAAREDANAREALLQSTRLMVQADVAQTYLQLRSLQTERQLVEQSLAAYRETLTLIEKRYRAGDAAELDVARMQTEVSATEAETLALERQQAALTHALAVLVGDVASGFALASQPQAATLPVIPAGVPATVLARRPDVSAAQASVLAAQARVGVAQAAWFPAITLTGNGGYASPELGDLFKWSARSWGIGALLSLPIFDGGQRAAQEEGARARLEAAVAAQRGQVLAAFRDVEDQLSALRLLSGQARVLGQAVQSSERATHLSDVRYRNGLVSQLELLDARRNELRNRRQALQVRTAQYTATVALIRALGGGWDSGEPVAASS; translated from the coding sequence ATGGATTCCGATATGAAAACGATGCAAGGCATTCGATCCCTGATGCCGTCCCTGAGCGCGCTGATGGCGGCCCTGGTGCTCGCGGGCTGCGCGAGTGCGCCGCCCACGGTGGCAGAGCATGCCGGCGTGGCCGTGCCAGCGAGCTTCAGCACCGGAAAGGACGCTGCTCCCGGCTGGACCACGGCCGCCCCGGCCGAGGCCCAGCCGCGCGGTGCCTGGTGGCGGGTATTTGCCGACACCGAGCTCAGCGCGCTGGTGGAGCGTGCGGGTGAAGCCAATACCGACGTGCAGACCGCTGCGGCACGTCTGGCCGAAGCGCGGGCACTGCTGCGCTCGGCCGATGCGCAGCGTCAGCCGCAGATCGGGGCCGCGGGCGGTGCCGCCCGTCAGGCCGGTGTGAACACCGCGAACGGCATGCAGCCCGCAACCTTGGTCACGGCCGGCTTGAACTTTTCCTACGAAGCGGATCTGTTCGGCCGCCTGTCGCGGGCCAGCGAAGCGGCACGCGAGGATGCCAACGCACGCGAGGCCCTGCTGCAGAGCACGCGGCTGATGGTGCAGGCCGATGTGGCGCAGACTTATCTGCAGCTGCGTTCGCTGCAGACCGAACGCCAGCTGGTCGAGCAGAGTCTGGCTGCCTATCGCGAGACCTTGACGCTGATCGAGAAGCGCTACCGCGCCGGCGATGCGGCAGAGCTGGATGTGGCGCGCATGCAGACCGAGGTTTCGGCCACCGAGGCGGAGACACTGGCTCTTGAGCGCCAGCAGGCGGCCCTCACGCATGCGCTGGCCGTGCTGGTCGGCGATGTGGCCAGCGGCTTTGCGCTGGCTTCGCAGCCGCAGGCAGCCACGCTGCCGGTGATTCCGGCAGGCGTGCCCGCGACGGTGCTGGCGCGCCGCCCCGATGTGTCGGCGGCCCAGGCATCGGTGCTGGCGGCCCAGGCCCGCGTGGGCGTGGCGCAGGCCGCGTGGTTTCCGGCCATCACGCTCACGGGCAATGGCGGCTATGCCTCGCCGGAGCTGGGCGATCTGTTCAAGTGGTCGGCACGCTCCTGGGGCATAGGCGCCTTGCTGTCTCTGCCCATCTTCGACGGCGGCCAGCGGGCCGCCCAGGAAGAGGGCGCCCGGGCGCGCCTGGAAGCAGCCGTGGCCGCCCAGCGCGGCCAGGTGCTCGCTGCCTTTCGGGATGTGGAGGATCAGCTCAGTGCCTTGCGCCTGCTCTCGGGCCAGGCCCGCGTGCTGGGGCAGGCCGTGCAGTCTTCCGAGCGCGCCACCCATCTCTCGGACGTGCGCTATCGCAACGGTCTGGTGAGCCAGCTGGAGCTGCTCGATGCGCGCCGCAACGAGCTGCGCAACCGGCGCCAGGCCTTGCAGGTGCGCACCGCGCAGTACACGGCCACGGTGGCGCTGATCCGCGCGCTGGGCGGCGGCTGGGACAGCGGAGAGCCTGTGGCGGCAAGCAGCTGA
- a CDS encoding MBL fold metallo-hydrolase RNA specificity domain-containing protein translates to MNITFHGAAQSVTGSCFLVETHGCRFLIDCGMAQGGREADEHNQQAFAFDAAGLDFVILTHAHIDHSGLLPKLVAQGFKGPIYATLATKDLLEVLLKDSAHIQMMDAERAARRRREGRGHEREPAVPLYSLAHVASTLEQVQARAYGQRFEPHPAVTVRFQDAGHILGSAIVELWLADGHGGTRKLVTSGDLGQPGRVILRDPTPIMEADLLLIESTYGDRQHKSTGDTLEELVDVVTRTAPHGNVVIPAFAVGRTQELLYHFLQLIQQQRLPPVEIFVDSPMAVAATDITLRHFGVFDEEARQLLGSVRRLKESPHIHFISDVEDSIKLNRIKSGAVIISASGMCDAGRVLHHLKNNLSRPECAVVICGFQAEGSLGRRLVDGARQVRLFGDDVEVRAGIHTLGGFSAHADQQALLDWAAAFTRPPQQTFVVHGESHASRALATLLHERLHFTVQVPQLAQVFEF, encoded by the coding sequence ATGAACATCACTTTTCACGGTGCGGCGCAGTCGGTCACGGGGTCCTGTTTTCTGGTCGAGACGCATGGCTGCCGATTTCTGATCGACTGCGGCATGGCCCAAGGCGGTCGCGAGGCTGACGAGCACAACCAGCAAGCCTTTGCCTTTGATGCCGCAGGTCTGGATTTCGTCATCCTGACCCATGCGCACATCGATCACAGCGGCCTGCTGCCCAAGCTCGTGGCCCAGGGCTTCAAGGGCCCTATCTATGCCACGCTGGCCACCAAGGACTTGCTCGAGGTCTTGCTCAAGGACAGCGCCCATATCCAGATGATGGATGCCGAGCGTGCAGCGCGGCGCCGGCGTGAAGGCCGGGGGCACGAGCGCGAGCCGGCGGTTCCTCTGTATTCGCTGGCCCATGTGGCGAGCACGCTGGAGCAGGTCCAGGCCAGGGCCTATGGACAGCGTTTTGAACCCCATCCTGCGGTGACGGTGCGTTTCCAGGATGCCGGGCATATTCTGGGCTCGGCCATTGTGGAGCTATGGCTGGCAGATGGTCATGGCGGCACGCGCAAGCTGGTGACCAGCGGCGATCTGGGCCAGCCGGGGCGGGTGATCCTGCGCGATCCCACGCCGATCATGGAGGCCGATCTGCTGCTCATCGAGTCCACCTATGGCGACCGGCAGCACAAGAGCACGGGCGACACCCTGGAGGAGCTGGTCGATGTGGTCACGCGCACGGCACCCCATGGCAATGTGGTAATCCCGGCATTTGCCGTGGGGCGCACGCAGGAGCTGCTCTATCACTTTCTGCAGCTGATCCAGCAGCAGCGCCTGCCGCCGGTAGAGATATTCGTGGATTCGCCGATGGCGGTGGCGGCCACCGATATCACGCTGCGGCACTTCGGCGTGTTCGATGAGGAGGCCAGGCAGTTGCTGGGCAGCGTCAGGAGACTCAAGGAGTCGCCGCACATTCATTTCATCAGCGATGTGGAGGACTCCATCAAGCTCAACCGCATCAAGAGCGGCGCTGTCATCATCTCGGCCAGCGGCATGTGCGATGCGGGACGGGTGCTGCATCATCTGAAGAACAATCTGTCCAGGCCCGAGTGTGCGGTGGTGATCTGCGGCTTTCAGGCTGAAGGTTCGCTGGGTCGCAGGTTGGTCGACGGTGCCAGGCAGGTGCGCCTGTTTGGAGATGACGTCGAGGTCCGTGCCGGTATCCATACCCTGGGCGGCTTTTCGGCCCATGCAGACCAGCAGGCCCTGCTGGACTGGGCGGCCGCCTTTACCCGCCCGCCGCAGCAGACCTTTGTGGTGCATGGGGAGTCGCATGCATCCCGGGCCTTGGCCACGCTGCTGCACGAGCGCCTGCATTTCACGGTGCAGGTTCCTCAGCTGGCTCAGGTCTTCGAGTTCTAG
- a CDS encoding pyridoxamine 5'-phosphate oxidase, translated as MPHESRLQQSLRQLLASQRTAALAVQPQAGSSAPGYLPAPGLSLVPWAWSGEFSCLILHVSALAGHTQAMEQHPAVSLLMSRPESAGEAVHALERISIQGVASTPPRDSGLWQGARTSYLARFPEAEPMTALGDFRFVCITPQGGRHVAGFGAARDVDEHDLIAALNPAA; from the coding sequence ATGCCTCATGAATCACGCCTGCAGCAGTCGCTGCGCCAGCTACTCGCCAGTCAGCGTACTGCCGCCCTGGCCGTTCAGCCACAGGCCGGTTCATCAGCCCCCGGATATCTCCCCGCCCCGGGCCTGTCTCTGGTGCCCTGGGCCTGGAGTGGTGAATTCAGCTGCCTGATACTGCATGTGAGTGCGCTTGCCGGCCACACACAGGCCATGGAGCAGCATCCTGCCGTCAGCCTGCTGATGAGCAGGCCAGAGTCCGCTGGCGAAGCCGTGCATGCGCTGGAGCGCATCAGCATTCAGGGCGTGGCATCCACTCCCCCGCGCGACAGCGGCCTGTGGCAAGGCGCCCGTACCAGCTATCTGGCGCGCTTTCCCGAAGCCGAGCCCATGACGGCGCTGGGCGACTTTCGTTTTGTCTGCATTACGCCGCAAGGCGGCAGGCATGTGGCAGGCTTCGGCGCGGCGCGCGATGTGGACGAGCACGATCTGATAGCCGCGCTCAACCCGGCGGCCTAG
- a CDS encoding long-chain fatty acid--CoA ligase, whose amino-acid sequence MPAHHKFWPNRLPHSITVPVTSVWENLAINARRYPDKAALVFLGRTTTYRQLCEGTERMAAYLHGLGVQKGDRVIVLMQNSSQLVLAHYAIFRANAVVVPVNPMNTAEELKHYITDSGAKVAITTADLAPELAKASNALPQSEALQHLLVTRFTDGFDADVQGPDAPPEAWRNWLLGEREPASLSHGKVHAWTQALACSELPPPHTAGRDDLALLPYTSGTTGQPKGCMHLHRSINHNAVSGALWGTGNSENVVLAVVPMFHITGMVSVLHSAIYMGATLIIMPRWERELAGRLISHYQVTSWTNIPTMVIDLLASPNFASFDLSSLKYIGGGGAAMPQAVAQRLLEQYGLRFCEGYGLTETAAPSHSNPPDHPKQQCLGIPFMSTDARVISPDTLEEVAQGEQGEIVVNGPEVFEGYWQRPEATEQSFMELDGKRFFRTGDLGRVDEDGYFFITDRLKRMINASGFKVWPAEVESLMFRHPAIQEACVISTKDAYRGETVKAVVVLRAGHEATTAEQIIQWCHDNMAVYKAPRLVQFVTALPKSGSGKVMWRMLQEQEAAV is encoded by the coding sequence ATGCCCGCTCACCACAAGTTTTGGCCCAATCGGCTGCCACATTCCATCACCGTTCCCGTGACCAGTGTCTGGGAAAACCTTGCTATCAATGCCAGGCGCTATCCGGACAAAGCCGCGCTGGTGTTTCTGGGCCGCACCACGACCTACCGGCAGCTGTGCGAGGGAACGGAGCGCATGGCCGCCTATCTGCATGGCCTGGGCGTGCAAAAAGGTGATCGTGTCATCGTGCTGATGCAAAACAGCTCGCAACTGGTGCTGGCGCATTACGCCATCTTTCGAGCCAATGCGGTAGTTGTACCGGTCAACCCCATGAATACGGCTGAGGAGCTCAAGCACTACATCACGGATTCGGGCGCCAAGGTGGCCATCACCACGGCTGATCTGGCGCCGGAGCTGGCCAAGGCCAGCAATGCCTTGCCGCAGTCCGAAGCATTGCAGCACTTGCTGGTCACCCGGTTCACCGACGGTTTTGATGCCGATGTGCAAGGGCCGGATGCACCGCCCGAAGCCTGGCGCAACTGGCTGCTTGGCGAGCGCGAACCCGCAAGCCTGAGCCATGGCAAGGTCCATGCCTGGACGCAGGCACTGGCCTGCAGCGAGCTGCCGCCGCCGCATACCGCAGGTCGTGACGACCTGGCCTTGCTGCCCTATACCAGCGGCACCACGGGCCAGCCCAAGGGCTGCATGCACCTGCACCGCAGCATCAACCACAACGCTGTTTCCGGCGCGCTGTGGGGCACGGGCAACAGCGAGAACGTGGTGCTCGCCGTCGTGCCCATGTTTCACATCACAGGCATGGTTTCCGTGCTGCACAGTGCCATCTACATGGGGGCGACGCTGATCATCATGCCGCGCTGGGAGCGCGAACTGGCAGGGCGCCTGATCTCGCACTATCAGGTCACCAGCTGGACCAATATCCCGACCATGGTGATCGATCTGCTGGCCAGCCCCAACTTCGCGTCCTTCGATCTCTCCAGCCTCAAATACATCGGCGGCGGCGGCGCCGCCATGCCCCAGGCCGTGGCCCAGCGACTGCTGGAACAGTACGGGCTGCGTTTTTGCGAGGGCTATGGCCTGACCGAAACCGCCGCACCTTCACACAGCAATCCGCCCGACCATCCCAAGCAGCAATGTCTGGGCATCCCCTTCATGAGCACCGATGCGCGCGTGATCAGCCCCGACACGCTGGAAGAGGTGGCCCAGGGCGAACAGGGCGAGATCGTGGTCAACGGCCCCGAGGTGTTTGAAGGCTACTGGCAACGCCCCGAGGCGACCGAGCAAAGCTTTATGGAGCTCGACGGCAAACGCTTTTTCCGCACCGGGGACCTGGGGCGCGTGGATGAGGACGGCTACTTTTTCATTACCGACCGGCTCAAGCGCATGATCAATGCCAGCGGCTTCAAGGTATGGCCGGCCGAGGTGGAGTCGCTGATGTTCCGCCATCCTGCGATTCAGGAGGCCTGCGTGATCTCCACCAAAGATGCCTATCGCGGCGAGACCGTCAAGGCTGTGGTCGTGTTGCGTGCCGGTCATGAGGCGACGACGGCAGAGCAGATCATCCAGTGGTGCCACGACAATATGGCGGTCTACAAGGCACCTCGTCTGGTGCAGTTCGTGACAGCCTTGCCCAAGAGCGGCAGCGGCAAGGTGATGTGGCGAATGCTGCAGGAGCAGGAAGCCGCGGTCTGA
- the selB gene encoding selenocysteine-specific translation elongation factor codes for MIIGTAGHIDHGKTTLVRALTGVETDRLKEEKARGISIELGYAYSPLPNGDVLGIIDVPGHEKFVHTMAAGAVGIDHALLVVAADDGVMPQTLEHLEILQLLGVRRGSVALTKVDRVLPQRIADVHREINAILGVTALAGSPVFETNAAEPGNAGVKALREHLQVQAQMMQERPRDGLFRLAVDRVFTLPGQGTVVTGTVFNGQVRVGDTLAHSASGQAVRVRSIHAQNQSSDSGVAGQRCALNLAGIAKDEIERGDWIMDPRLRQATDRLDIHLHLLSEAPLLAQWTPVHVHLGTKRTTGHVALLQDEAIEPGTEARVQLVLDAPVFALPGDRLILRNAQASRTIAGGMVLDPYAPSRKRRSAERMAYLDAMEQLIARSDFRPLIAQAPHGIARSQLVRLSGHAFPEASLADTIQLPIAGGDALVLGSERWQILQTQLIDSLARFHEKSPDEPGVNAARLRRMALPGLQQSSYDALYQGLIDALLGSQQLASTGAWLHLPQHSVQLSNAEQTLAEKLLPAIAAGRYDPPWVRDLARDHAAGEELVRQLLKKLSRQGQLFQVVKDLFYAPARMDELAALVADIAGRHARGEVEASAFRDATGLGRKRAIQILEFFDRTGYTRRVRDAHLLRPDVHWNSTPR; via the coding sequence ATGATCATCGGAACTGCAGGCCATATCGACCACGGCAAAACCACGCTGGTGCGTGCGCTCACGGGCGTGGAAACCGACCGTCTCAAGGAAGAGAAAGCCCGCGGCATCTCCATAGAACTCGGCTATGCCTACAGCCCGCTGCCCAACGGCGACGTGCTGGGCATCATCGACGTGCCGGGCCACGAGAAATTCGTCCACACCATGGCCGCCGGAGCCGTGGGCATTGACCACGCCCTGCTGGTCGTGGCTGCCGACGACGGCGTCATGCCCCAGACCCTGGAGCACCTGGAAATTCTGCAGCTGCTGGGTGTCAGGCGTGGCAGCGTGGCGCTGACCAAGGTCGATCGCGTGCTGCCGCAACGCATTGCCGACGTGCACCGCGAAATCAACGCCATTCTCGGCGTCACTGCGCTGGCGGGCAGTCCCGTCTTCGAGACCAATGCCGCAGAACCCGGCAATGCTGGCGTAAAGGCCCTGCGCGAACATCTGCAGGTGCAGGCCCAGATGATGCAGGAGCGTCCCCGGGACGGCCTGTTCCGGCTCGCCGTGGACCGCGTCTTCACGCTGCCGGGCCAGGGCACGGTGGTCACGGGCACGGTCTTCAATGGTCAGGTGCGGGTGGGCGACACGCTGGCACACTCGGCCAGTGGTCAGGCCGTGCGCGTGCGCAGCATTCACGCGCAGAACCAGAGCAGCGACAGCGGCGTCGCCGGCCAGCGCTGCGCACTCAATCTGGCAGGCATAGCCAAGGACGAGATCGAACGCGGCGACTGGATCATGGACCCGCGCCTGCGGCAGGCCACGGACCGCCTCGATATTCACCTGCACCTGCTCAGCGAAGCACCCTTGCTGGCCCAGTGGACGCCCGTCCATGTGCACCTGGGCACCAAACGCACCACAGGCCATGTGGCCCTGCTGCAGGATGAGGCCATAGAGCCCGGCACCGAAGCCCGCGTGCAGCTGGTGCTGGATGCGCCGGTCTTCGCCCTGCCCGGCGACCGCCTGATTCTGCGCAACGCCCAGGCCAGCCGCACCATCGCCGGCGGCATGGTGCTCGACCCCTATGCACCAAGCCGCAAGCGCCGCAGCGCAGAGCGCATGGCCTACCTCGACGCCATGGAGCAGCTAATCGCCCGCAGCGACTTCAGGCCGCTGATCGCACAGGCCCCGCACGGCATTGCGCGCTCGCAGCTGGTGCGTCTGAGCGGCCATGCCTTCCCCGAGGCCAGCCTGGCCGACACCATCCAGCTGCCCATTGCCGGCGGCGATGCCCTGGTGCTGGGCAGCGAGCGCTGGCAGATACTGCAGACCCAGCTCATCGACAGCCTGGCGCGCTTTCACGAAAAATCGCCCGACGAGCCCGGCGTCAACGCGGCCAGACTGAGGCGCATGGCCTTGCCCGGCCTGCAGCAAAGCAGCTACGACGCGCTCTATCAAGGCCTGATCGATGCCCTGCTCGGCAGCCAGCAACTGGCCAGCACCGGCGCCTGGCTGCATTTGCCGCAGCACAGCGTGCAACTGAGCAATGCCGAGCAGACGCTGGCCGAAAAGCTGCTGCCCGCCATCGCGGCAGGCCGCTATGACCCGCCCTGGGTACGTGATCTGGCGCGCGACCATGCCGCAGGCGAGGAGCTGGTGCGCCAGCTGCTCAAAAAGCTCTCGCGCCAGGGCCAGCTGTTCCAGGTCGTCAAGGACTTGTTCTATGCACCGGCGCGCATGGATGAGCTCGCTGCCCTGGTTGCCGACATCGCCGGCCGTCACGCCAGGGGCGAGGTGGAAGCCAGCGCATTCCGCGACGCCACCGGTCTGGGTCGCAAGCGCGCCATCCAGATTCTCGAATTCTTCGACCGCACCGGCTACACGCGCCGCGTGCGCGATGCCCATCTGCTGCGCCCTGACGTGCATTGGAATAGCACGCCACGCTGA